From one Rhipicephalus microplus isolate Deutch F79 unplaced genomic scaffold, USDA_Rmic scaffold_23, whole genome shotgun sequence genomic stretch:
- the LOC119169386 gene encoding monocarboxylate transporter 12 produces MNHTTENLRQKDILQFASRDIAMAGGSRVRRWNGCAHVPQHGPDSVHSWLVAGACALACFFAMAGRRSAGFLFVAILDTFQVNRSDGSWPIMLMGGLVYLAGLITGPLAHRFNARPVIIAGAVISGIGAMLSFFPNSIATMTVTLGVIHAIGAGMVFVVSPTIISEHFVKHKGLAMGINFTGVTMGTFVFPKLLEYLTKTYGLRGALLIFGAIVMNGLAFSLFPRTPKWRSAPAGAPASQAASKGDSKQGTLRHGLTVFKHPIFYLVMYSFIVHSFGFECYISLFVDFAVDRGVAVSSAVTMVSMGAIAEALGRLTLPAAVDRGWLTNKQLIVLIFAVQGAMFILLPFLYVHGLLFAVAAIIAYTIGTGLVLFPVILAIYLGLERMSMAYGMVIASAGLLSFIKPSVIGHFRDHVGAYDALFVICGSLIAFAAIMWVLVFTWEARARKREIAGKGGSAGNAEAATKM; encoded by the exons ATGAACCACACAACGGAGAATTTGCGACAAAAAGATATTCTACAAT TTGCCAGTCGAGATATCGCCATGGCCGGGGGCTCACGGGTTCGACGCTGGAACGGCTGTGCGCACGTGCCTCAACATGGTCCGGACAGTGTGCACAGCTGGCTCGTCGCCG GTGCCTGCGCCCTGGCATGCTTCTTCGCAATGGCTGGGAGGCGTTCGGCGGGATTCCTCTTTGTGGCCATCCTGGACACCTTTCAAGTAAACAGGAGCGACGGATCGTGGCCCATCATGCTCATGGGAGGCCTCGTCTACTTGGCAG GACTCATCACAGGACCACTGGCACACAGGTTCAATGCACGGCCCGTCATCattgcaggagctgtgatctcaGGCATTGGTGCAATGCTGAGTTTTTTTCCCAACAGCATCGCCACGATGACAGTGACACTCGGAGTGATACATG CCATCGGTGCCGGTATGGTGTTCGTTGTCTCACCGACCATAATAAGTGAGCACTTCGTCAAGCACAAAGGCCTCGCAATGGGCATCAACTTCACCGGGGTCACTATGGGAACGTTTGTCTTTCCCAAGCTTCTGGAGTACCTCACCAAGACGTACGGCTTGCGCGGTGCTTTGCTCATCTTCGGTGCCATTGTGATGAACGGACTCGCATTCAGCCTGTTCCCGCGAACACCAAAGTGGCGAAGCGCGCCTGCCGGTGCGCCGGCTTCGCAGGCCGCTTCAAAAGGCGACAGCAAGCAAGGGACGTTACGGCACGGGCTCACCGTGTTCAAGCACCCCATCTTTTATCTCGTCATGTACAGCTTCATTGTTCATAGCTTCGGGTTCGAGTGCTACATATCGTTGTTCGTGGACTTCGCCGTGGATCGAGGCGTGGCCGTTTCCAGCGCGGTTACCATGGTGTCAATGGGAGCCATAGCCGAAGCCCTCGGCAGGCTCACACTGCCGGCAGCCGTCGACCGCGGCTGGCTGACCAACAAGCAGCTGATAGTGCTCATATTCGCGGTCCAGGGTGCTATGTTCATACTGCTTCCATTCCTCTACGTCCACGGGCTCCTCTTCGCCGTGGCTGCCATCATCGCCTACACAATAGGCACTGGCCTAGTGCTGTTTCCTGTCATCCTCGCTATTTATCTCGGCCTGGAAAGAATGTCCATGGCATACGGGATGGTCATCGCATCGGCTGGCCTGCTGTCATTCATAAAGCCCTCGGTTATAG GACACTTCCGAGACCACGTCGGAGCCTACGATGCCCTCTTCGTCATCTGCGGATCGCTCATCGCGTTTGCAGCTATAATGTGGGTTCTTGTGTTTACGTGGGAGGCAAGAGCGAGGAAAAGAGAAATTGCTGGCAAAGGCGGTTCTGCGGGAAATGCCGAGGCCGCTACGAAAATGTAG